tatatagataccaaTTTAAATGTCACGTCCGCGCTATAGAGATACAATGACACTTTAACCATTGGTATGTTACTAAAATTTGTGCATTACTTAAAATGGACCATAACTACCACGAAATGAGCTCCGTGATAACTACGAAGTACGCAGCTATAATATGCTTAGGTATTGCAATTATACTAGTCTAGTCTAAAATCAGTCGTAAACACGATTATATTCCATTGTATGGCTACTACGATGTGTGATTGTGAACAGGTTTCATACACGCTTTCGGTCCAAGTTCAAGTTTAGCTTTCGACCTGGATTCGACTGCCGCCCAAGGCCGCATATCATACATTCATTATAACCAGGAAgtctatattatttaattaaattttaaaattaattagaaGACCTCTATTATAGAGATAGAGAAAATTATTTATCTTCTCATTTCAATAAATCGGTTAACCGATTTAATTTTGCGAAAGGAACCATGCACCATGTTTTGCGAAAGGAACCATGCACCATGTTTTGCGTAAGGAACCATGCAATCAGAGTGTGTGCGTCATTTTAATTCATGATGCAGTACCTACCTcggaattttttatttgaaaagcCATCTTAGGCTCTTGGGTGCGAAAGAAATATACATTCATATTCCATTCACTTTCTTTCGTAATTAGGCACAAAACAAAtacctgtacagtgtacaccagGGCTTttcaaacttatttgtactgtgacgcccttgggactttgccatttctttaggACGCCCCTCAACCCAGCCCCCAGAAATACTTTAATTTTAGAACCAGCCGACATAGGTTATCATACTTATAAACACTAtttggatatttatatttttattaggaaattatgaccaaatcaaaacataagcataaaaatttgaagagatatttatgaaagatattaaagccagcaaggctggctaaggtgaaggctgcgcttgcttttctgagcatagcttctgaaaccggggattTAGACTGCCCGGGAATCCCGGGATGTATCATTTCACATATCACTGGATTTGGTTGTGTTGAAATGCGACGCCCCTGGGACAGtgtcgcgacgccccggggcgtcgcgatgcacagtttgggaagccctggtgTACACTAAAATATTAAGGATTTTAAAGATTAAATCAAAGTAacactattatattattctatctGAAAGCTCTTAGTAGCTTTGTTGGCTGACAATAAATACTTCAAGATCTTGcaatcataaaatcatattgtgGAAATTCTAACTGCCTTGTACAATTTACTATTGCAAGATCTAACACTAGAAAAGTGAGCGCTTTAGGCATTTCGATAACCGGATAATATAAACGGATCCAGAGCCTTTGGTCAAAATGCATTCGATAGTTGCAACagcaaagtaaaaaatataaaatgcacagggtatttagccgaaactttttcgttttcgtttcgttatagaatcgccgatcaaaatgtatggaattgacttaagacgagtcgaacgtcaatgtcatattaacgaacgcttatgtcaattccatacactttcatcggcgatttttagcgaagcgaaaacgaaaagattttggctcacccccctggttTTTACAATATGCAATATTCTTTGGCttcttaaaaaatttattaataacatgaattaattgattttaatttttacggtATATAGTTTAAACTTTTTGGGACGTCTTGAGTAATTTGCTGATTgctatataatatgatatagaATGCTATATGCCTTACCGTGAGgtctctttttaaccgacttcccaaaaacgaggaggttataatatgttcggctatggatatttttttaaaattatattactagctgttgcccgcgacttcgtctgcgtggacttcagtttatagttgttcccgtacatcgattgagtcgcttaagcgcaaatcagaaaggtataatattgtgtgggaaccgcacattgttccgggacaaaaaacattccttgtcccagattcaaattagtatctccaatctccatgccaaatttcatcaaaatagttaaaatagtttaggcgaatcataaaagtttattgtgcgggaaccgtatattttccgggataaaagtatcccttgtcctttcccgagagtgaaatttccaaaaaaataccaaatttcagcaaaatgggtccagccgtttacgagTGATGTCGTgcccacgcgaaatataacgttccgcgcagcttcgcccgcccGCTATAACGACTTGTAAATTATATGAGAACACGATTTTGTAGTATGTGTGACTGATAAGAGACGGGTCGAATCAAACTAGCTTTCATAATGTTGCATTAAATTAGTGCTATTTGGGTACAGGATAAATCGACTGTTTATTAAACTGGGTCGAAATTTTCCGTTTACTTGACCTTTCTGGAGGCATTTGAGCCAAAACTTTAAGGCGATTCGATACTGAATATACAGTTGGTCAATATTTGGTATgactcaaaatattattaagggtCTTATTAAACAAGTTCTCTAACGAGTAGTGCACTTGGGTACCACTTTCTATATATTCTGTCTTTTACGGGAGCAACCGACAAGCccgcctagacaagtggcaaaacgctaacgctagcgctaacgctaacgctacaaaatgtatggatttgacattagtattcgctagcgaagcgatgacttatgtcaaatcgcatacattttgtagcgttagcgctagcgttagcgttagcgttttgccacttgtctagagGGGCTGGGcatcgccagccgatggcgcagggcaaattgactttacctactacaattcatacttttctcattctctacgaatgagaaaagtagatatgaattgtaggtaaagtcgacataCAGATATGaaggttttcacttgtactacgagccttacatctacagcgattgtaaaaacagtatcttagtacaataaaaaacttgtacttaaataagttataataacattgtatttttttaattatcagattttaatttatagtggtcgttgttaccacagaatagataatagttggCATTacttatatttggcaacttttttagaatctctaggggggggcagctgcccctctttgcccccccttggcgacgccttTGGCAACCGAAACCTTGAAAGTTAAGCTATCACATTTTTACTCATTGGCCTGTCACTCCCTTAACTTCTGTGAGCCAGGGGGTGAGCCCaagatcttttatttatcgtttctttatagaatcgcccaCAGATCTAGCACGGTTTGCTCTGCGCTTACGAATCGCCGATACAAAGTCATATTATTAACGATCGATTATGATAATGCCATATTACATTTTCATTGGCGATTCTACAACGAAGCGGTAACGAAAAAGTCCTGGCTAAATGGTTCGACAGTGATCAGGTGACGACTCCCTCTCAATTATTAATTTCTATTTCCAGGCGTTGGTGCTCAGCGCTGTGTGCGCCTGCGTTTACTCTCAGGGGTACGACAGACCCAACACTACCCCGGTGCCCATCCTCAAGCAGATCAACAAGCAAAACGACGACGGCTCCTACAGCTTCGGCTACGAGGCCGCCGACGGCTCCTTCAAGATCGAGACCAAGTACCCGAACGGGGACGTCGCCGGCAAATACGGATACGTTGACGCCGACGGCAAAGTGCGAGAGGTGTCCTACGGCGCGAGCAGCCAGCGAGGATTTGAGCCACAAGGTACTAAAGTTATAGAGATTGTGACCTAATAGCTGtctaaacatatttttagaaaGTTTGTAGTCATTACGCTCTAATTCCTAATTACTCAAACTTGTTCTATCGTTATAATTATATATGACTTTAATTCTAAGAAAGAACTTTGACGAACCTTATAAATGCTACAAATATTTGCTATCACATtatttttgaataataaaacttttagtaAACGATATTATACTCGTTTGCAAGCCAATTTGtgcttttaatatattattgtccTTGACTAGATCTAGTACTGGAGAGTGGCATTTGCTTAATGATTACTCAGTTTCCGCTGTAGTTAacgaaaaaaatctaaatctaaACATTCCTCACAAAAAACGTAAGTTATAAATACTCAAAGCCATGtgtttaaggagtgagcacactgagacgggccgtgccggggctcagcgtgccggggctcatcgcaaaaatccgcctctatacaatttgtatggaagcggatgcgcgcatcgcacactgtgtcggggcgcagcggatttccgcttccatacaaattgtatggaggcggatttttgcgatgagccccggtacgctgagccccggcacggcccgtctcagtgtgctcactcctttagtgaACGATCTTGACCGAGGCGTGTTAACAAGTAACAACCAGGTCGGGTTACAACAACCATTTAACATAGTCAATACCCAATACAGAACATCTGATTTGCTCTAATTGCCATGACTTTTGTTAGTACTCTTTTGTATACGGTATCATGTTTCATGGTAAATGGTAACGAACTGAATCCTTGACAAGTATTGGAAAGAAAATGCTGACGAATCTAATCATGTTTGTAATAGTAAACAGACTATGGCAAAGCTTGAAGGAATGCCTATGATAGCTTCATGGCGGTTTATCAGGTGTTTTAAAACTCTAGTTTTAATCAAGTTAAAATCTAGTTTCAATAAGTCAGATGCCAGAAGATTTTGTAATAACGATAAaactaacataaaatattataaactgtaaaaTTTACGTAGAtttgttatagtttttaataaattaaacagaaCAGCTAATTACTAATAATCAGGTACAAAATACAGATAAAGTCATTTAAGGGCAGTTAAAACGTTCACTATACTGTGAAGTATGTAAAATACCCTGCAATAACTAGCAAGATATGAATCATGAAGTTAATATTTCTTAAGCGTTAGTACTCATAGTCAGAGTGCAGAGTTCCGGTGGGTGGTCATGTAGGGGCGTGACGTAACACATTCGATGACAACCTTCACGGTCTAGTTGTATGCAACGACTATACCTACTATGTGAATGAAATTCTTATTGATTATACGTCAAATAGATTCAAGATTTACgtagattttttattacataaacttACAGGATACGAattcaaaaaaatttgtttgggcCTGATTCACTATGACTAGAGCTAATGTTACGTATCTTTGAACAAGTAATAAAAATCCACTCCTAGACTATAATGCACTCATGCCCAAATACCTATTAGTTATGCTTCTTTCACTTATGTGCTTACAAATTCTTCGTGTTTTTCAGGAACCGGAATAATGGTGCCACCACCCACCCTCAACGATCCCAAGACGAACGCTCTCACCGACGGCCAAGAGGACGACGGACAGTACAGAGAGGATCCCAGGATATACGAGGACTCCAAATACAACGGCAGAACCGGCGCTCGACCCTCCAGCTCCTTCAACTTCAAGCAGCCTGCAGCCAGACAGCAGTTCCAGTCCTCCGACTTCCAGACCCAGGACTACCAACCGCAGGCGCCCGCTTACCAGCCCAGACCTCAATACCAGCAGACTTACCAGCCCGCCCCGCAGAAGTCCCTGTTCACTCAGAGCAACCTGTTCGACCAGGCTCCCCAGCAGTTCAGCCAGCCCCAGCAGCCGCGATTCAACCAGGACTTCAGACCCCAGAGCCAGATCTACCACCAGCAGCCGCAGTTCTCCTACCAGTCGTACACGCCGCAGCAGCAGTACCAAAACTACCAGCCCCAGCCCCAGACTTACCAGAACAACCTGGACTTCAACCCCTTCGCTGGTCACCCCGCTCAGAACTTCGATCCTAGCACCGGCTCCTACTCTATCAACTTCACCGGTTaggttattaattattgtaacttaattataatcttatctCAGCATATTTCGTAAGCAGTTTCGTGCACTACAGTTGTAAATTGCTCATGAAGTAAGGTTATTTCTGTTAAAATTTCAATGTTTGGCGGAGGTCAAATTGTTAGGAAAAATGAGGAAACAACAAATATGTATTTCACACTGTCTGCAacatattaaatgaaataaatctGTAATGTAAATACAAGCAATAATTGCAAAAGTATAATTTTCGTAGCATTTGTTATGTAAGGTATaccgtatacaatatacattctGTAAATATAACTAGTCAGAATATTCAACATAatgtaattttgtagctttatttaaattattttgtgtaatttagttttaatatttttacgtgtttatattaagttttattttccaGCGGGTacaataaatcaaataattatagtatattttaCTAAACACTACAATTTctatataggtacttaatatcGTCATGATAgacagattttttatttacaagtaTATGATTAAATCGTATCTTCTCTATTCTACacactatttattttaaaaactgtaatCTACTTGActttaaacattataatttactttCTTTGTTTCTGCGCTTAGGTAGGTATATGTATATTACTAATTCTCTCGCAAAATATGGAAATAATTCGATTTCATTACATTTTCGTTGAAGTTAAgataattttaacattataaattaattattatcaatatggcacgtataataattataaaaaacttgaaaattaGTCTGCATATTTCTTATACAACTAAAGAGAATTTTAGGAAGTAGTGGTGtcttattactatttttttatatagtataataataatatatattatatagtattattttattttaaagtaagtatatgaAATTGTATTCAATATctaagtaatttttattgatcTATACTCCATAAAGGGTAGGTAATGTCGAGTTTACTATGATAAGTCCCAAGATGTACAATGTAATTCTAGGATTTTTGTaactatgatttttttatttgttacaataACTGTAATAAAGaatagcaaaataataaaattttattacccttttaatagaaattattataagtacttactaaaaagactaaaaaataatgatttctCAAATATATAAATGGAAAGATACTAAAACAACAAGTTTCttagagttaaaaattaaacttatgATTGTTACCTATTTCtgttataattattagataattataatatcttgccttaaaaatgaaaatagttGTATTATGGTTACTAGCATCCATAAATTAATacgcgagagaaaaactttgtatcccttttgacgaaaaatggggaaacgtagatgaatgaaattttgcacagttatattattacacatacactaggaaagatgacagatttttgagtgacaagccccatacatacgaatttatttatggttgaagtctgttgactttgacaacaaggtgacaaattgaaaaatgcattatagtttttttattgaatctgagatacgaGATGCTATTACCCAGGACGCGCACTAGCGACCAGGCCGCAgaggccaggccgcggcggccatcaaaagtatggtgtggccgcaggtcgcgttgTTGCCAAGTGCGCGTCGTCTATGACGAAGGTAtgtatctcgatggccgccgcgacctgaccgccgcggcttggccgctagtgcgcgcccgggcttagacaatgcttacacatggcgtacacggccagtctgagatcagctgagtcccagagacaggagttgaaagaaaatattatgataaagtcaatatttttgaagtgaaaacttctttagcggcgttgagcacttttgtgggatgggtaaaaactgtgaaactcgcgttagattctcgtgctgatcgaaaaaccgtaagacggttggagagtagtgttgtaacatcgaaatcgattaatcgaacaatcgattgtttttttcgattgtcgatattttttaatcgattgtaagggtttcgattaattaaaaaagtcgattttttaaaaatcgattttcataaaacatgggttaaaaatttaatggaaaccattactttttttttttacttctgccggcactcccggagtgcaacccgtcttttttttacgaaatataggtagtagtcctaaaatgtcgttgaaactaaggtcgaatttcgaccattgggcgatatctagttgttttaattttattaaacatttAATAGCAAATCGTCGAGTTGTATATTTGCTTTAGAACGTAACAAGCAACAAACGCGTTCGTGCACTAAGAAGATAGTAGAGCAAACATTTTGttgagaataaaaatatatcaaggtaaattattatttatctgtaCTAGAAAATGGTAATCTTAAATCTTTTAATACCTACGATGGTGAAAGTACATTATGATGCCATCAACTGAATATGAACCTCCTACTTTAAAGCTTGCAGGCGTAAGATATGGTGCTGAACTGATTATCACTTACATCttgaattatatattttatagacaaCGTAATAAACGTATTACGTTTATATCGTTTGATCTTATTGAAAGTGGGAACAAGTACTAAAGAAAGAAATATTACACTCGTTGATTGTTATAATATTCAGGGTACCACACCGGCCATTTTGATAGATTTCAGTGACCTTTTACAAGTTTTAGCTTTACGGACATAGttgtaatctatatattaatacgtgagaaaaaaactttgtaaccctttttacgaaaaatggggaaacgtaggtgcatgaaatttcgcacagtttaaataggcctcttggatatcgttgctaagctacggcaacgccgcgggtcggttgacggcggaaactcacgggcgcctttctcatatgattctcatacaagtcactgcacttttttggtaattgtttatactttttagcacaataaaaagtaatgagccaaattattattgattgtggacttcaaaatatttccgcagactttttccgcggaaaatcagtacttatcgaaagctatatttacttaaatatacacgatcatgaaatattctttcaaattcattgaatatgattttttactttgtatttatttatttgtaagatcatcttcttagttattacttattaataaaaacaggttgtttactAGAGTACTGAGGCAAGAACCGACGCTGCTTAGGGACAGCGTAGGAAATACGCTCAACCCGCAGCAATCAGCGGACCTTCTCGCAAGCACATTTTACCCTGAGGACTCTGTGGAAACCGACCAAGAACACCATAAAAGGCTCAGAAACATCATGGTCAAGTCAGATCCGGAGAAAATTGAAGGCCTGTCTGACGACGATCCACCTTTCACGATGCCGGAGCTGGAAATGatatagagcacaaactaattctaaagcaatcatgttcatgaagttttcgaaatccatgatgatggagaacgaatcatccgtgtaaaagtaataccatataccagagtaggtaatcgactgtacggCGTGAAGAGTGGAGCTATGTATcgaataatctaaacaaatatattttcagcaacttttcaaccatacatgcaaaaaaaaatggtaaatgcagatgtatttcattatcaaagaaatttttcTTTGAATTTTATGATTAACATGCAATATAacaaatttactagatgacgcccacaactccgttgtgccataactcttgcacaacggagtaaccgcgcgggattcgcattttcccgagacaaaaagtatcctatgtccagtggcgtaaatttagggctggcaaaatgctaCGGGCCCCCGACCTAAATGGGCAAacatttttaagtacataatattgtttattataaacgtgacgatttttactgataaagccccatcaatttgccacgggtcccggatcttatagttacgccactgtctatgtcctttttcgggactcttaagaataaattatagagttatccatgccaaatttcagcaaaatctgtttagctgtttaggcgttaagaggtaacagacagacacactttcgcacttataatattattggtaaattagtaatatcagtaattagtatattagtatgataatattataaatgcgaaagtgaatattgaaggaattagttataaatattgaaccggcaataattttatttatatcgttttttcaattaaaatatatcattatacataaaacaatgatattaaaaataacttgcacgtgatattttataaatatcaatgtgagatttagattgaagcatgattaataatcggcatgttgatttcgatacgtttcccaattccgtctcagaaacgaataaaacgttaattcacgaatccgagattgggaatttttgcactctacaacacaacagtacctcgtaccgcccatattttccttattcagagcactttttatttcatttttaactagtaaacagtatttcacagctgatcgcactctgacacccacgtgttgcgtgaatctgccactcgccgcgccactagagatatccaagaggcccatggtttatatggtgaaggagtacatcgagctaatattattttaaaattatgcttttatcaatatatttttaacaaatataacGTTACAcatactacgacactactactaggaaaaatgacagattgaaaatggataatagtttttttttattgaatcttagatactattagacaatgcttacacggccagtctgagatcagctgagtcccagagacaagagttgaaaaaaatatcataaagtcaatatatttttttacaaaatataggtagtagtcctaatgtcgttgaaacttaaaggtcgaatttcgaccattgggcgatctctagtcgaTATAaatccattattatttttaacaaaaaattaaaaccgacttccaaggtaaaaacaataataatatgaactaaaaagtattaaataactcttgc
This genomic window from Aricia agestis chromosome 2, ilAriAges1.1, whole genome shotgun sequence contains:
- the LOC121737027 gene encoding mushroom body large-type Kenyon cell-specific protein 1-like, producing MFVLKALVLSAVCACVYSQGYDRPNTTPVPILKQINKQNDDGSYSFGYEAADGSFKIETKYPNGDVAGKYGYVDADGKVREVSYGASSQRGFEPQGTGIMVPPPTLNDPKTNALTDGQEDDGQYREDPRIYEDSKYNGRTGARPSSSFNFKQPAARQQFQSSDFQTQDYQPQAPAYQPRPQYQQTYQPAPQKSLFTQSNLFDQAPQQFSQPQQPRFNQDFRPQSQIYHQQPQFSYQSYTPQQQYQNYQPQPQTYQNNLDFNPFAGHPAQNFDPSTGSYSINFTG